Proteins found in one Mixophyes fleayi isolate aMixFle1 chromosome 8, aMixFle1.hap1, whole genome shotgun sequence genomic segment:
- the BSND gene encoding barttin, giving the protein MAEDKTFRYGLIVLGFFLIMIGMFIMSVDKPHIYITFCTMGVFMVGVGITWSICQCYPKITFTPVDMEAVPLSEKSLMYSTAATPEKQWSTAPYTSSKEAERYEATLPSYEQIQIKVEEPGEPMLDQSIPPFPQPMLVEFSQPKVQARVEIHRYSVGKEENAVAEAICQPAPLASLKEDTNLTPSDDGRSSASSLHSSEDWQDEAAAVHRHGIEMVDAQLCDAIYPDVQQESCQLPKHQERYISKEHPGNVSFTLGPTQDSDADYLFYGIKDEAGHLVAGSESDFDQ; this is encoded by the exons ATGGCAGAGGATAAAACATTTCGCTATGGACTCATTGTACTGGGCTTTTTCTTGATTATGATTGGCATGTTCATTATGAGTGTGGATAAGCCTCATATATACATTACATTCTGCACTATGGGTGTCTTCATGGTGGGTGTCGGAATCACCTGGAGCATCTGTCAATGTTACCCCAAG ATCACCTTTACTCCTGTGGACATGGAAGCTGTTCCTCTATCAGAGAAGTCTCTTATGTATTCTACTGCTGCAACCCCAGAGAAGCAGTG GTCTACTGCGCCTTACACAAGCAGTAAGGAAGCTGAGCGCTATGAAGCCACTCTACCGTCTTATGAACAGATTCAGATCAAGGTGGAGGAACCTGGAGAACCTATGTTAGACCAGTCTATACCTCCTTTCCCACAACCCATGTTGGTGGAGTTCTCACAGCCAAAGGTGCAAGCCAGGGTGGAAATACACCGGTATTCAGTTGGCAAGGAGGAGAATGCAGTGGCAGAAGCTATCTG CCAGCCTGCACCCCTTGCCTCCCTGAAAGAAGACACCAACCTGACACCATCCGATGATGGAAGAAGTAGCGCTTCCTCTTTGCACAGTTCTGAGGACTGGCAGGATGAGGCTGCCGCTGTGCACCGTCATGGGATTGAAATGGTAGATGCCCAGTTGTGTGACGCCATCTATCCAGATGTACAACAAGAAAGCTGCCAACTTCCCAAACACCAGGAGCGTTACATCAGTAAAGAACACCCAGGGAACGTATCGTTCACACTGGGTCCCACTCAGGACTCTGACGCAGATTATCTGTTTTATGGAATTAAGGATGAAGCAGGTCATTTAGTGGCGGGTTCTGAATCAGACTTTGATCAATAA